A single genomic interval of Ruminococcus sp. NK3A76 harbors:
- a CDS encoding sigma-70 family RNA polymerase sigma factor yields MTKKNNIKTLVSRAKNGDKSAFEALYNEYKDKVYFFALRYVNGTRIAEDMTSETFVTALENISRIREDEAFAGWLYTICYNKCIARLKAQNKLEYFDDEEELSLDSPVMLPEDYAENNDIKCKLREMIDSLEPSQRSAVVLFYYEDMSLKEIAAALGINESTAGVKLHRARKHIKKQLEKLYGKSGMLMAFPLSAMLENTAQEGYVVIKKAARVAKTSLFTKAAIGAAAAVVAVTLGLGYLNNEMGDERLPKPASQKTVITWAVPHEYSISDENIKALNTELDKRGTGIEVHFKWYGGDYDKALTDHRDSIDIASLGFDSEDFSSLEVINSGFFEPIDTDSTLFDTYSKKLWTQTNVNGVSYTIPNTAADVGEIKYIFNNDYFSKEQIEGFDLEFSSLGNMMNELDNKEKMICLASAEQLITTDGSLCRNGFIYSASEKKAFDYSDSPELKKVLDTLHSYYEQGYIFDPTGKLESETDKIDSGDFAVIITYEGAELPIITVPVTERTTTPYIYSRTACTTGISSGSRNKSDALKLLTLVNTDNEILKYFVLDSFDNNTSINKNSELIIGSKAFSDKAEIKEYFDTKTLSSPFNGFNMDADFSSLGDNSIFDIWSETDYPALFDRLKSNKTENKADKINASLERFFAGRE; encoded by the coding sequence ATGACAAAGAAGAATAACATAAAAACTCTTGTTTCGAGGGCTAAGAACGGCGATAAGTCTGCTTTTGAAGCGCTTTACAATGAATACAAAGACAAGGTTTATTTCTTTGCGCTCAGATATGTAAATGGCACAAGGATAGCTGAGGATATGACCTCGGAGACCTTTGTGACAGCACTTGAAAATATATCCCGCATTCGGGAGGACGAGGCATTTGCAGGGTGGCTTTATACGATATGCTATAACAAGTGTATAGCCCGCCTCAAAGCTCAAAACAAGCTTGAATATTTTGATGACGAAGAAGAATTATCCCTTGATTCCCCTGTTATGCTGCCCGAGGATTATGCAGAAAATAATGACATCAAGTGTAAGCTAAGGGAAATGATAGATTCTTTAGAGCCTTCGCAGCGTTCGGCTGTGGTACTGTTTTACTATGAAGATATGTCATTAAAGGAGATAGCCGCTGCACTCGGCATAAATGAAAGCACCGCAGGGGTAAAGCTGCACAGGGCAAGAAAGCATATAAAAAAGCAGCTTGAAAAGCTGTACGGAAAAAGCGGAATGCTTATGGCGTTCCCGCTGTCGGCAATGCTTGAGAATACTGCACAAGAAGGCTATGTTGTCATCAAAAAAGCTGCAAGAGTTGCTAAAACGAGTTTGTTTACAAAGGCTGCGATCGGTGCTGCAGCGGCGGTTGTTGCTGTTACTCTTGGACTTGGGTACCTAAACAATGAAATGGGTGATGAACGTCTGCCCAAGCCCGCCTCGCAAAAAACTGTCATAACCTGGGCTGTACCTCACGAATACTCTATAAGTGATGAAAACATAAAGGCACTCAATACAGAGCTTGACAAAAGGGGTACAGGTATTGAAGTTCATTTTAAATGGTACGGCGGTGATTACGATAAGGCACTTACAGACCATAGGGATAGCATTGATATTGCGTCGCTCGGATTTGACAGCGAGGATTTTTCGTCATTAGAGGTGATAAACAGTGGCTTTTTTGAACCGATAGATACAGACAGCACTTTGTTTGACACCTACAGCAAAAAGCTATGGACTCAGACAAATGTAAACGGGGTGAGCTATACCATTCCTAATACTGCTGCTGATGTGGGTGAGATAAAATATATTTTTAACAATGATTATTTTTCAAAAGAACAGATAGAAGGCTTTGACCTTGAGTTTTCTTCTCTTGGTAATATGATGAATGAACTCGATAATAAAGAAAAGATGATCTGCCTTGCATCTGCCGAACAGCTTATTACTACAGACGGGAGCCTTTGCAGAAACGGCTTTATATACTCCGCAAGCGAGAAAAAGGCTTTCGATTATTCTGACAGCCCCGAGCTGAAAAAGGTTCTTGATACTCTCCACAGCTATTACGAGCAAGGCTATATATTTGATCCTACGGGAAAGCTTGAAAGTGAGACCGACAAGATCGATTCCGGGGATTTTGCAGTTATAATAACCTATGAAGGCGCAGAGCTGCCGATAATAACTGTACCCGTCACAGAGCGAACTACCACACCCTATATCTATTCAAGAACTGCCTGCACAACGGGAATATCATCAGGCAGCAGAAATAAGTCAGATGCGCTAAAGCTTCTGACGCTTGTAAATACAGATAACGAGATACTGAAATACTTTGTGCTTGACAGCTTTGATAATAATACAAGTATCAACAAAAACAGCGAGCTTATCATTGGCAGCAAAGCCTTTTCCGATAAGGCAGAAATAAAAGAATACTTTGATACTAAAACGCTTTCTTCGCCGTTTAACGGGTTTAATATGGATGCTGACTTTTCTTCACTCGGCGATAACAGTATTTTTGATATATGGTCAGAAACTGACTATCCTGCGCTATTTGATCGGCTTAAAAGCAACAAAACAGAAAATAAGGCAGACAAGATAAACGCAAGCCTTGAAAGGTTTTTTGCAGGGAGGGAATGA
- a CDS encoding AAA-like domain-containing protein — protein sequence MKRFKTTGLCNPAKDYMVDITERLEKIKAMVERGDYFNISRPRQYGKTTTLVALKKYLSEQYNVLSLDFQSMSHSIFRTEGSFVKAFAQNLIEIAEIKQVVIPENIISEFEELSNKDEIILNLKKLFMVIIRWCSISKKPIVMFIDEVDSASNNQVFLDFLAQLRVMYLEREADMDYPAFQSVILAGVTDIKHLKSKIRDDEQIKVNSPWNIAADFDIDMTLSAAGIKGMLDDYESDHNTGMDTKAIADRIYEYTFGYPFLVSRICQLIDEKLVPGKIDTLENAWTDNGFDEAIKLLLSEDNSLFDSLTGKLTNYPELREKLKGILLRGNTLEYLPDDEAQKQLRMYGFVRNYHNTCVVFNRIFEMRMYKQFLGESKFDDLKQLGNSEKSIFIENGELNIPKIMKHFIDSQKIIHDEYTEKFAESEGRERFLTYLSPIINGVGTYSIEEQTRDHRRMYIVIHYLGIRYVIELKIWHGERYNEKGEQQLKGYLDFFGLDVGYMLSFNFNKKKEFGVQMVKVGDKTLYEGML from the coding sequence ATGAAGCGCTTTAAGACCACAGGACTTTGCAATCCTGCCAAGGATTATATGGTTGATATTACCGAGCGGCTTGAAAAGATAAAGGCAATGGTAGAGCGTGGAGATTATTTCAATATAAGTCGCCCAAGGCAGTATGGTAAAACAACTACACTTGTTGCATTAAAGAAATACCTTTCAGAGCAGTACAATGTGTTGAGCTTAGATTTTCAAAGCATGAGCCATTCGATCTTCCGAACAGAGGGTAGCTTTGTTAAAGCATTTGCACAAAATCTAATCGAAATAGCTGAAATAAAACAAGTTGTCATTCCTGAAAATATTATTTCTGAATTTGAAGAGCTTAGCAACAAAGATGAAATCATTCTTAATCTGAAAAAACTGTTTATGGTTATTATCAGATGGTGCAGCATCTCAAAGAAACCGATAGTTATGTTTATAGATGAAGTTGACAGTGCTTCCAATAATCAGGTCTTTCTTGATTTCCTTGCACAACTCAGAGTAATGTATCTTGAACGAGAAGCCGATATGGATTATCCTGCATTCCAATCTGTCATTCTTGCAGGGGTTACAGACATTAAGCATCTGAAAAGCAAAATACGGGATGATGAACAGATCAAAGTCAACAGCCCTTGGAACATAGCTGCTGATTTTGATATCGACATGACTCTTTCGGCCGCTGGAATTAAGGGTATGCTTGATGATTATGAATCTGACCACAATACCGGTATGGATACAAAAGCTATTGCAGACAGGATATATGAATACACATTCGGGTATCCTTTCCTTGTCAGCCGTATCTGTCAGCTTATTGATGAAAAACTTGTGCCCGGCAAGATAGACACCCTTGAAAATGCGTGGACGGACAATGGCTTTGACGAAGCGATAAAGCTGCTGCTTTCTGAAGATAACTCACTGTTTGATTCTCTTACAGGTAAGCTTACCAATTATCCCGAACTGCGTGAAAAACTAAAAGGAATACTTCTGCGAGGAAATACTTTGGAGTATCTTCCTGATGATGAAGCACAAAAGCAGCTGCGAATGTATGGCTTTGTACGCAATTATCACAATACCTGTGTTGTATTTAACCGTATTTTTGAAATGAGAATGTACAAGCAGTTTCTTGGTGAGAGCAAGTTTGATGACCTAAAACAACTTGGTAATTCTGAAAAATCGATATTCATTGAAAATGGAGAGTTGAATATTCCTAAGATAATGAAACATTTTATCGATTCACAGAAGATTATTCATGATGAATATACTGAGAAATTTGCTGAATCAGAAGGAAGGGAGCGTTTTCTGACATACCTCTCTCCGATAATAAACGGAGTCGGGACATACAGTATTGAGGAGCAGACTCGTGACCACAGACGTATGTATATTGTTATACACTATCTTGGCATAAGATATGTGATTGAGCTCAAAATCTGGCATGGTGAGCGCTACAATGAAAAAGGCGAGCAACAGCTCAAGGGTTATCTCGACTTTTTTGGGCTTGATGTTGGATATATGTTGAGCTTTAACTTTAACAAGAAAAAGGAATTTGGCGTTCAAATGGTCAAGGTCGGAGACAAGACCTTGTATGAGGGAATGCTGTAA
- a CDS encoding AIPR family protein: protein MSNIIDDRMNRYYEEFKEQGDLNTNCIVRRGKKEDAFPIVVLEILYRNLLDKPINSSHANYSKPEAYKEISKYIVPPPDSGIDMIIEKENGDEYEYEFVQVKHSSLRNETIYSCFDKMKSTIKAYLNNPDTVKPPITKSFLNLINEKNFDKSFEKNVTYVVVHNGDNSSYVSRDFYDEIVITSQDLERILNNNELECVHSAVLKSDAINNFMTYQDNALLVNIRGWELANLALEYDNTETGKNLLYGQNFRNGLDKKSKTYAGMKETIDSEPHNFWYYNNGITIVAKDYDAKKDDNGSIDSIILTDFSIINGAQTTSSLCKYYLEADDKDKAKQRLNNVYVFTRILKITDEKLGLSITKFNNTQNPISDRDMVSNNIEQISLQRKLKEGAPRIYMEIRNGEKKYLTGNTRLKKAEKHRYISNEDLAQLVHAGLKQSPYTAKDQKKQLFIKDLKRPDLIINQYYDDVFSYISNPQGILFTKSNNEIDELLFVGKELYDASKKQLKEDYGIILKSSTDDTEKEEIKLQLQISRICKFYVLCYYYSAKVLLETRENKSYSISYDSDRYFDNQEYKKALVEGFTTLFLIPTIEIIIEEKSKTPNSASDYLKTLEAQRAFLSLCNRRIAIRTTISKIREYFESIL from the coding sequence ATGAGTAATATTATCGATGATAGAATGAACCGATACTATGAAGAATTTAAAGAGCAAGGAGATTTAAACACTAACTGTATAGTTAGAAGAGGGAAAAAAGAGGATGCTTTTCCTATTGTTGTATTAGAAATACTATATAGGAATTTACTTGACAAACCAATTAATTCCAGTCATGCCAATTACAGTAAACCTGAAGCATATAAAGAAATATCAAAGTATATTGTTCCACCGCCAGATAGTGGTATTGATATGATAATAGAAAAAGAAAATGGTGATGAATATGAATACGAATTCGTTCAAGTCAAACATTCAAGCCTAAGAAACGAGACAATTTATTCTTGCTTTGATAAAATGAAAAGCACAATTAAAGCATATCTAAATAACCCCGATACTGTTAAACCACCGATAACAAAGTCGTTTTTAAACTTGATAAATGAAAAAAACTTTGACAAATCATTTGAAAAAAATGTCACATATGTTGTCGTCCATAATGGTGATAATAGTTCATATGTGAGTAGAGATTTTTATGATGAGATAGTAATTACTTCACAGGATTTAGAAAGGATCTTAAATAACAATGAGCTAGAATGTGTTCATTCTGCTGTTCTTAAATCAGATGCAATTAATAATTTTATGACTTATCAAGATAATGCACTCCTTGTTAACATTAGAGGTTGGGAATTAGCTAACTTAGCTCTAGAATATGATAATACAGAAACCGGAAAAAACCTCTTATATGGTCAAAATTTCAGAAATGGTTTAGATAAGAAATCTAAAACATATGCTGGAATGAAAGAAACGATAGATAGTGAGCCACACAATTTTTGGTATTATAATAATGGAATCACCATTGTAGCAAAGGATTATGATGCTAAAAAAGACGATAATGGATCTATCGATTCTATAATTTTAACAGATTTTTCCATTATTAATGGAGCTCAAACAACAAGTTCTCTATGTAAATACTATCTGGAAGCAGATGACAAAGATAAAGCAAAGCAAAGGTTAAACAATGTTTATGTTTTTACAAGAATACTTAAAATTACTGACGAAAAACTTGGATTGAGTATAACCAAATTCAACAATACTCAAAATCCAATATCCGATAGAGATATGGTATCAAATAATATTGAACAAATATCTCTTCAAAGGAAGCTTAAAGAAGGAGCTCCTAGAATCTATATGGAAATAAGAAATGGCGAAAAGAAATACCTAACTGGAAATACTCGACTAAAAAAGGCAGAAAAACATAGATATATTTCAAATGAAGATTTAGCACAGTTGGTACACGCTGGTCTTAAACAATCACCATATACTGCGAAAGACCAAAAAAAGCAATTATTCATTAAAGATTTAAAACGCCCAGACTTAATAATAAATCAATACTATGATGATGTTTTTTCATACATATCTAATCCACAGGGAATTCTATTTACTAAAAGTAACAACGAAATAGATGAGTTATTATTTGTCGGAAAAGAATTGTATGATGCGTCTAAAAAACAATTAAAAGAAGATTATGGAATAATACTAAAAAGTAGTACAGATGATACTGAGAAAGAAGAAATAAAGCTTCAATTACAAATAAGCAGGATATGCAAATTCTATGTTCTATGCTATTATTATTCTGCCAAAGTCTTACTAGAAACAAGAGAAAATAAATCATATAGTATTAGCTATGATTCGGACAGATATTTTGATAACCAAGAATATAAAAAAGCTTTGGTAGAAGGCTTCACTACTTTGTTTTTAATT